Below is a window of Demequina muriae DNA.
GAGGTCGGCGCCGAGCTTGCCGAGCACCTGAGCCGCCACGCCTTCACCCTCGCGGATGAGGCCCAGCAGGATGTGCTCGGTGCCGATGTAGTTGTGGCCCAGCTGCAGCGCCTCGCGGAGCGACAGCTCGAGCACCTTCTTGGCGCGCGGCGTGAAGGGGATGTGGCCGGACGGGGCGTGCGAGCCCTCGCCGATGATCTCCTGGACCTGCTCGCGGACGCCGTTCAGGGAGATGTCCATGGCCTCGAGGGCCTTGGCGGCGACGCCCTCGCCCTCGCGGACAAGGCCCAGCAGGATGTGCTCCGTCCCGATGTAGTTGTGGTTGAGCATGCGCGCCTCTTCTTGGGCGAGCACCACCACGCGTCGGGCTCGATCGGTGAACCGTTCGAACATGTCATCCTCCTCGTCTTGTCCGGCAGGGCCGGGTTCGCCTCAGTCTCCTGTGGCGTTGCGTCCAGGCTAACGAGGCGATGAGCGTGCTCATGCCCATGTTCGCCACCGGCGTGATGGCTGTGACCTGGCCGTGACAGACGGCCGATGCGCGGGAGGGGTCGGAGGGCCCACTTGCCATATCGACTATCGTTGCGTATCGTTTGTCGATAACAACGAGAATCGTGATGGAGACAATCATGGATGAACGCACTCAGCTCGACAGGTCAGACCGCATCGGCATGTACGGATCGATCGTGATGGTGGCGATCGGCATCGGCCTGGCGGTCGCGAGCGCAGTCGTCAGGCTCAGCGAGGTGTGGTCCGGGCAGGACATCCCGGTGACGGTCCCCCTCAGCGACGAGACGGCCGCGCTGCCGCTCGGTCCGGACGGCGCCGCGGTGGACGCGACGATCGAGACCGCGACCGTGGTGGTGGCCGACCCCGCACCCGCGACACTGTTCGCGCTGTGGGCTCAGCCCATCTGGTTCGCCGTGGCGACCAGCGCGGGCCTCGTGATCGCGGCGATGTTCTTCCTGAGGCTCGCGCGCGGACGGGCATTCACGTCCGGCGCATCGAGACTCGCGTTCGCCGGGGCGATCGTGCTCACCGTGGGCTGGTTCGGCTCCGGGATCCTCACCAACATGACGACCAACGGCGCGCTGTCGGCGATCAGCGACTACACCTACGAGTCCGTGACCTTTGAAGTCGACCTTGCGCCGGGTCTCGCCATTCTGGTGATCGCCGCGATCGGCGCAGCCCTGCAGATCGGCGAGCGGCTGCAGCGGGAGACCGAGGGCCTCGTATGAGCCCGGCGGACTCGGAGAGCGAGGGCACGGGCATCCACTGCCGCCTCGACGAGTTGCTCGAGGCCCGTGCCATGACCCTGACCGAGCTCAGTGCACGCGTGGGCGTGTCCGTCGTCAACCTCTCCGTGCTGAAGAACGACCGCGCGCGGGCCATCCGCTACTCGACGCTCGCGGCGATCTGCGAGGTGCTCGACTGTGAGGTCGGCGAGCTGCTGGTGCGCGACGCGCAGTGATGGCCGCCGGGGTCGCTCGGCTTCCGCACTGACGCATCGGCCCGATGCCCGTGGGGACGATGCGCACGCAGCTTCCGCACTGACGTCCACTCGGCTGGTGGGTGCGGACGCTGCGCTCAGGCCTCGAGGATGATTGTGATGGGCCCGTCGTTGACGAGCTCGACATCCATCATCGCGCCGAACACCCCCGTGCCGACCGTGAGGCCGCGCTCGCGAAGCGCCTCGACCACCGCGTCGACCAGCGGCTCCGCGACCGGCCCCGGAGCGGCGCCATTCCAGGACGGCCGCCGCCCCTTGCGCACGTCGGCGTAGAGAGTGAACTGGGAGACCACGATGATGGGCGCGTCGACGTCGGAGGCGGAGCGCTCGTCATCGAGGATGCGCAGCTCCGCGATCTTGCGCGCGATCGTCGCGACCTGCTCGGGTCCGTCGTCGTGCGTCGCGCCGACGAGGGCGACGATGCCCTGACGGTCGAACGCCGCCGTGACCTCGCCCTCGACCGTCACCGAGGCGCGCGAGGCGCGCTGAAGAACCGCCCGCATCGGCCGGTTCCCGTCACCAGCCGCCGGCTGAGCCGCGCGACCCGCCCGAGCCGGAGCTGAACCCGGACACCTTGGGGCGAACGTCGACGAAGTAGTAGACCACTGCGATCACGGCCGCGATCCCCAGGAAGCCGATGATCCCGCCACCCCCGCCGAGCGGCCACGGCAGCGAGATGAACGCCACCAGCGCGGCGGCGCCCAGGATCACCAGCCACAGCACCTTCGACTTCTTGCCGGCGTTCACGTAGGCGGAGTCGGGGTACTTGATGGCGTCGATGAGCGCCCAGATGGCTGCGACGAGCGCGGCCACCGAGATGGCAAGGACGATCATGGCCTGCAGGGAGTCGAACATCGGTCCTCCGGCGCTGGTGCGGGTCGTGGGCTCAGGCCAGTGTAGGCGGCAGCACGGTGAGGCCCTCCGCGCGCGCCGCCGCCCCGAGCCGTCGGTCCCACGCCGCGAACACCGGCTTGGCCTCGGCGAGCAGCAGCGCGCTCGCGAGGTGAAGGGCATCGCCTGCACGCAGCGGACGGCGGTCGGCGAGATCGCCCGCGTGCTTCGCCAGCGACGCGGTCACCTCGACGATGGCGAGCGAGGGCCACAGCTCCTTCCACCGGTCGCGCGCCTGCGCGGCGGGGGCGGCGTCGATGCGGCCGATGCGCTCGGCGGCCGCGAGCACCGAACGCACCTCGGCATCGGCGATGCGGGAGGTGACCAAGGCATCGGCGTGCTTCCACAGGCCCACCACCAGCGGCGTGCCGGTCTCCAGGACGCACAGCTTCACCAGAGCAGAGGTGTCGAGATAGACGAGGGTCACGCCCTACCTCCGCATGCGGCCGAGCAGGCTCGACAGCGCGTCCTTCGCGGCCTCCGCCTGCGGCAGGCGGGGCACGGCGCGGGAGGCCGCCGGCAGAGCGATGAGGCCGTCGGCTTCGAGGCGGGACAGCAGATCAGCGGACTCCACGCCGGTGAGGCGCGCGACGGGGACGCCCCGCTCCGTGATCACGACGGACTCGCCTTCCTTGGCGGCGTCGATGGCGGCACGCAGGCCCGAACGCAGTTCAGTGACCGAGATCTCCACGTCGTTCACGCTACCCCGGACGCGCACGAGCGGCAGGGTGGCGCGCCCGCCAGCGGGCGGACCGGAGGGGTCAGGAGGACATGTCGCCGCCGTCGGCGGCGCACCCCTTGCCCATCATCAGGCCACGCATGGTGGGGCCGGGCCGCTCGGGACGATCGGAGGAGAACCCATCAGCGTTGACGATGAGCTCCTGGCTCGCGGAGAGCGGGCCGCCGTCCGAGGGGACCATGAGCTCGAGCGAGGGGTCCACGGAGCGCTTGAGCATCGCGAGGGCGATGGGTCCGTCCTCGTGGTGGCGCGCGACGGACGTCACCCGGCCGACGGTGGCCTCGCCGTTCATGACCGGGGCGCCGGGCTCGGGCAGAGCGTGACCGGAGCCATCGAGGTGCAGCATCGTGAGGCGACGCGGCGGCCGGCCCACATTGTGGACCTTCGCCACCGTCTCCTGGCCGCGATAGCAGCCCTTGTGGAGGTGGACTGCGGTGCGCAGCCAGTCGAGCTCGTGCGGCAGGGTGGTCTCGTCCACTTCGCGAACGGCGCGCGGCCGATGCGCGGCGATCCTCGCCGCCTCGGTCGCCCACGTGCCCACGAGGCTCCAGCCCGCGTCGAGGCGGGCGTCGATCTCGGACTCGAGCGTGTCGCGGGGAACCAGCACCAGCCGCCACGCGCGGTCGGCGCCCGGG
It encodes the following:
- the ygfZ gene encoding CAF17-like 4Fe-4S cluster assembly/insertion protein YgfZ, with amino-acid sequence MTVSPLLSRHGAVDDSGPDAGVAWHYGDPVAEQRALAAGRAVADQSHMGVVTVTGPDRLTWLDSLSSQALGTLEPGVSTEMMILSPQGRIEHVAGLVDDGETAWLLTETAPALATYLDRMRFMLRVEVADATAGWAALGEAVRAPAAAGEPVTWVDPWPHVSPGGTTYAADPSAPHPGADRAWRLVLVPRDTLESEIDARLDAGWSLVGTWATEAARIAAHRPRAVREVDETTLPHELDWLRTAVHLHKGCYRGQETVAKVHNVGRPPRRLTMLHLDGSGHALPEPGAPVMNGEATVGRVTSVARHHEDGPIALAMLKRSVDPSLELMVPSDGGPLSASQELIVNADGFSSDRPERPGPTMRGLMMGKGCAADGGDMSS
- a CDS encoding type II toxin-antitoxin system Phd/YefM family antitoxin — protein: MEISVTELRSGLRAAIDAAKEGESVVITERGVPVARLTGVESADLLSRLEADGLIALPAASRAVPRLPQAEAAKDALSSLLGRMRR
- a CDS encoding DUF2516 family protein; protein product: MFDSLQAMIVLAISVAALVAAIWALIDAIKYPDSAYVNAGKKSKVLWLVILGAAALVAFISLPWPLGGGGGIIGFLGIAAVIAVVYYFVDVRPKVSGFSSGSGGSRGSAGGW
- the dtd gene encoding D-aminoacyl-tRNA deacylase, with the translated sequence MRAVLQRASRASVTVEGEVTAAFDRQGIVALVGATHDDGPEQVATIARKIAELRILDDERSASDVDAPIIVVSQFTLYADVRKGRRPSWNGAAPGPVAEPLVDAVVEALRERGLTVGTGVFGAMMDVELVNDGPITIILEA
- a CDS encoding type II toxin-antitoxin system VapC family toxin, which encodes MTLVYLDTSALVKLCVLETGTPLVVGLWKHADALVTSRIADAEVRSVLAAAERIGRIDAAPAAQARDRWKELWPSLAIVEVTASLAKHAGDLADRRPLRAGDALHLASALLLAEAKPVFAAWDRRLGAAARAEGLTVLPPTLA
- a CDS encoding helix-turn-helix domain-containing protein; protein product: MSPADSESEGTGIHCRLDELLEARAMTLTELSARVGVSVVNLSVLKNDRARAIRYSTLAAICEVLDCEVGELLVRDAQ